A part of Salvelinus alpinus chromosome 23, SLU_Salpinus.1, whole genome shotgun sequence genomic DNA contains:
- the LOC139550210 gene encoding NACHT, LRR and PYD domains-containing protein 1 homolog codes for MNKMESSEHSAQFVDKYMPQLIQRVTMVMPIAEDLLSQNMIHEEVYSNISAARTNQDKMRELFKALHSGGNKVKSTFLCMLREHEPNLVQDLECSGKQRGEQENKITISLKYKEFIRGEYATVQEYNSLPGEHVKLDDRYTEPLIIQKHRQQREREEEIRSRGQNFYQVMDQRDSETYKSTKVERLFDPDEHGDIQRTVILQGHSGTGKSFTTQKIMSDWAFGRLYEDRFDFVFHLRCKELNQATGRKSVMDLLNYDQSLSSMIKQVLRQSPERVLFLVDGFDELNFSLDVPKDSLPRDPWTQCSPEVTLSGLIRKQILHESFLLVTTRSTALDKLKEVVKHPVRYAEILGFSKEGVEEYFNRFFMKEQHSQQAYDSVRKNETLFTACFIPVICWIICTVYREQFDEGTEMIQSLETTTSIFVEFVATLLKHHCQDLGQSALTILQGLGKLAEKGMEEQQVLFDHDSVSQTVSDPSKVPFLCKFLQKKRVSQTTMYSFMHLSFQEFFTALSYMLLGDEEAQGKVRELLSKVRRGKENSHLLPIVQFLFGIANKEVGKRLEDKKYISCSQGIWTQLKHFILEVIEKEKEDRNAIDYHISSMWLFAFHCLYELHVDDFVKKAMNTYTEFNLTHIPLTKTDCWVLKYCFQHCKCIQRLILNWCKLTAEKIKILLPALEKCQHLELQVDDLADDDLDDLLTALGEGKSLELDLSENNLSDEKVQDLLVALTKHKPRNVEIGVKSITSNTADKFMFLISKAHADLESIGLHGCENVTLEANLQKDGVNGTLQTSLWLKVSDMKMICDCIRASGYSLSEIVLSVSYVADLSDTDVDDLSAIIHPVDKLRLRFQHQELYGWHAASEGLHSQISLRGIEITLYGDPVFDWRTLFQLVPSLGQHPEWDEHVEALISLLRSQTSLEDISLYVSSVTERCAASVVSLSQACPNLRMISLHVVEHGLLLEEVLQCLRASKRHPDCRLLVAGWRCRKPADKCTGRKDWSLCCDDSVRLTLQGETFTENVIRHGKESDRPSVHPKSNRWCVVA; via the exons ATGAACAAAATGGAGTCGTCTGAACACA GTGCTCAGTTCGTGGACAAGTACATGCCCCAGCTCATTCAGAGGGTCACCATGGTGATGCCTATAGCTGAAGACCTACTCTCTCAAAACATGATCCATGAAGAGGTGTACTCCAACATCAGTGCTGCCAGGACTAATCAGGACAAAATGAGGGAGCTCTTTAAAGCCCTCCACTCTGGAGGAAACAAAGTGAAATCTACCTTTCTCTGCATGCTGAGGGAGCATGAACCTAATCTGGTCCAGGACTTGG AATGCAGTGGCAAACAAAGAGGTGAACAAG AGAACAAAATCACAATAAGCCTAAAGTACAAGGAATTCATCAGAGGTGAATATGCCACAGTGCAGGAGTACAACTCTCTCCCTGGAGAACATGTGAAGCTAGATGACCGCTACACTGAGCCCCTGATCATCCAGAAACATcgtcagcagagagagagagaggaggagatccGCTCCAGAGGACAGAACTTTTATCAAGTTATGGACCAGAGGGACAGCGAGACCTACAAGAGTACCAAAGTGGAGAGGCTGTTTGATCCAGACGAGCATGGAGACATTCAGAGAACAGTGATACTGCAGGGCCACTCTGGAACTGGCAAGTCATTTACCACTCAGAAGATCATGTCTGACTGGGCGTTTGGAAGACTTTACGAAGACCGATTTGACTTTGTTTTTCACCTGAGGTGCAAAGAACTAAACCAGGCCACTGGGAGAAAAAGTGTGATGGATCTGCTTAACTACGATCAGAGTTTATCATCAATGATCAAGCAGGTCCTTCGCCAGTCTCCTGAGAGGGTTCTCTTCCTGGTAGACGGCTTTGATGAGCTCAACTTCTCACTTGATGTACCTAAAGACTCCCTTCCCAGGGACCCGTGGACACAATGCTCCCCCGAAGTGACACTGAGTGGCCTGATAAGGAAACAGATATTGCACGAGTCCTTCCTGCTTGTCACCACCAGGTCCACAGCGCTGGACAAACTAAAAGAAGTGGTCAAACATCCAGTGAGATACGCTGAGATATTGGGCTTTTCTAAAGAGGGGGTGGAGGAATACTTCAATAGATTCTTCATGAAGGAGCAACACTCACAGCAAGCCTATGACTCTGTGAGAAAAAATGAAACCCTTTTCACTGCATGTTTCATTCCAGTCATCTGCTGGATCATTTGCACAGTTTATAGGGAGCAGTTTGATGAAGGCACAGAGATGATACAATCACTGGAGACCACCACCTCCATCTTTGTTGAATTTGTTGCCACGCTGTTGAAGCACCACTGTCAGGATTTGGGTCAGTCAGCTCTTACCATCCTCCAAGGACTAGGCAAGCTGGCAGAAAAGGGAATGGAAGAGCAGCAAGTGTTATTTGACCATGATAGTGTCTCACAGACCGTGTCAGATCCTTCCAAAGTCCCCTTCTTGTGTAAGTTTCTCCAAAAGAAGAGAGTAAGTCAGACCACTATGTACAGCTTCATGCACCTCAGCTTCCAGGAGTTTTTCACAGCCCTCTCATACATGTTACTGGGTGATGAGGAAGCTCAGGGGAAAGTTAGAGAGCTACTTTCTAAGGTTCGACGTGGAAAAGAAAACAGTCACTTGCTACCCATAGTTCAATTTCTCTTCGGCATCGCAAACAAGGAAGTGGGAAAACGGCTCGAGGATAAAAAATACATCTCTTGTTCTCAAGGAATCTGGACCCAGCTGAAACATTTTATTCTGGAAGTCAttgaaaaagaaaaggaggaTCGAAACGCCATTGATTATCACATTTCATCAATGTGGCTTTTTGCGTTTCACTGTCTATATGAACTACATGTAGATGATTTTGTTAAGAAAGCCATGAATACATACACAGAATTTAATCTGACTCACATTCCACTGACAAAAACAGACTGTTGGGTGCTGAAGTACTGCTTTCAGCACTGCAAGTGCATCCAAAGACTCATTCTCAACTGGTGCAAGTTAACTGCAGAGAAGATCAAAATCCTTCTGCCAGCATTGGAAAAATGTCAACATCTCGA GTTGCAGGTGGACGACCTAGCCGATGATGATTTAGATGATCTGTTGACAGCGCTGGGAGAAGGAAAGAGTTTGGAGCTGGA TCTGAGTGAGAACAACTTGTCTGATGAGAAAGTACAGGACTTGCTTGTTgctctcactaaacacaaacccagaaACGTTGAAATTGGAGTGAAGTCCATCACCAGCAATACAGCTGACAAATTCATGTTCCTCATCAGTAAGGCACATGCAGACTTGGAAAGCATAGG GCTTCATGGTTGTGAGAATGTTACATTGGAAGCCAATCTACAGAAAGATGGAGTCAATGG GACTCTCCAAACTTCTCTTTGGTTAAAAGTGTCTGACATGAAAATGATCTGTGACTGTATCAGGGCATCTGGCTACAGTTTGAGTGAAATAGT CTTGTCTGTGAGCTATGTGGCTGACCTATCAGACACTGATGTGGATGACCTGAGTGCAATCATCCACCCTGTAGACAAGTTAAG GCTCCGCTTTCAACACCAAGAATTATATGGATGGCATGCAGCGAGTGAAGGTTTACACTCCCAGATATCACTCAGAGGGATTGAAATTACCCTCTACGGCGATCCTGTATTCGACTGGAGAACGTTATTTCAGCTAGTTCCCTCTCTGGGGCAACA TCCAGAGTGGGATGAGCATGTTGAAGCACTGATCTCGCTGCTACGCTCTCAAACCTCTCTGGAGGACATCAGTCTGTATGTGAGCAGCGTGACAGAGAGGTGTGCTGCCAGTGTAGTCAGTCTGAGCCAGGCCTGTCCAAACCTGAGGATGATATC CCTTCATGTAGTTGAACACGGTTTGTTATTGGAGGAAGTATTACAATGCTTACGTGCATCAAAGAGGCACCCAGATTGCCGGTTACTTGTCGCCGG GTGGAGATGCAGGAAGCCTGCTGACAAGTGCACAGGCCGGAAGGACTGGAGTCTCTGTTGTGATGACTCTGTTAGGCTCACTCTACAAGGAGAAACATTCACAGAGAATGTGATAAGGCATGGGAAGGAAAGTGATAGGCCTAGTGTTCACCCTAAgagtaatagatggtgtgttgttGCCTAG